One segment of Streptomyces roseifaciens DNA contains the following:
- a CDS encoding pyridoxal phosphate-dependent aminotransferase produces MQVIQSTKLANVCYEIRGPVLEEAMRLEAAGHRILKLNTGNPAIFGFECPPEILEDMLRNVGDAHGYGDAKGLLSARRAVVQHYETKGIELSVEDVYLGNGVSELIQMSMQALLDDGDEVLVPAPDYPLWTASVSLAGGTAVHYRCDEQSDWMPDLADIERKITDRTKALVIINPNNPTGAVYDDEMLRGLTEIARRHNLIVCSDEIYDKILYDGVTHTPTAAIAPDLLTLTFNGLSKAYRVAGYRSGWLAVCGPKAHAESYIEGLTILANMRLCANMPAQYAVATALGGRQTINDLVLPGGRLLEQRDVAHELLTQIPGVTCVKPKGALYAFPRLDPKVYKIKDDRQMVLDLLRAEKIMVVHGTGFNWPEPDHFRLVTLPSTKDLADAVTRIGNFLDGYGQP; encoded by the coding sequence ATGCAGGTGATCCAGTCAACGAAGCTCGCCAACGTCTGCTACGAAATCCGTGGCCCGGTGCTCGAGGAGGCCATGCGGCTGGAGGCGGCAGGTCACCGCATCCTCAAGCTCAACACCGGCAACCCCGCGATCTTCGGGTTCGAGTGCCCGCCGGAGATCCTCGAGGACATGCTGCGCAACGTGGGCGACGCCCACGGCTACGGCGACGCGAAGGGCCTGCTCTCGGCCCGCCGCGCGGTGGTGCAGCACTACGAGACCAAGGGCATCGAGCTGTCCGTCGAGGACGTCTACCTCGGCAACGGCGTCTCGGAGCTGATCCAGATGTCGATGCAGGCCCTGCTCGACGACGGCGACGAGGTCCTCGTGCCGGCCCCGGACTACCCGCTGTGGACGGCCTCGGTCTCCCTGGCCGGCGGCACCGCCGTGCACTACCGCTGCGACGAGCAGTCGGACTGGATGCCGGACCTCGCGGACATCGAGCGCAAGATCACCGACCGCACCAAGGCCCTCGTCATCATCAACCCGAACAACCCCACGGGTGCGGTCTACGACGACGAGATGCTGCGCGGCCTCACCGAGATCGCCCGCCGCCACAACCTGATCGTCTGCTCGGACGAGATCTACGACAAGATCCTCTACGACGGCGTCACCCACACCCCCACCGCGGCCATCGCCCCGGACCTGCTGACGCTCACCTTCAACGGCCTGTCCAAGGCCTACCGGGTGGCCGGCTACCGCAGCGGCTGGCTGGCGGTCTGCGGCCCCAAGGCCCACGCCGAGAGCTACATCGAGGGTCTGACGATCCTGGCGAACATGCGCCTGTGCGCCAACATGCCCGCCCAGTACGCGGTGGCCACGGCCCTCGGCGGCCGGCAGACGATCAACGACCTGGTGCTGCCGGGCGGCCGGCTGCTGGAGCAGCGCGACGTCGCTCACGAGCTGCTGACGCAGATCCCGGGCGTGACGTGCGTGAAGCCGAAGGGCGCGCTGTACGCCTTCCCGCGGCTGGACCCCAAGGTCTACAAGATCAAGGACGACCGGCAGATGGTGCTGGACCTGCTCCGCGCCGAGAAGATCATGGTCGTGCACGGCACGGGCTTCAACTGGCCGGAGCCGGACCACTTCCGCCTGGTCACGCTGCCGAGCACCAAGGACCTGGCGGACGCGGTGACGCGGATCGGGAACTTCCTCGACGGTTACGGGCAGCCGTAG
- a CDS encoding N-acyl-D-amino-acid deacylase family protein has product MDTVFRNVRVIDGSGGPSYRADVGLAGGRVAEIRRPGEGPRPTAPRVVDATGLALSPGFIDMHAHSDLALLRDPAHEAKAAQGVTLEVIGQDGLSYAPVDDRTLAGVRAQITGWNGDGSDVDFSWRTVGEYLDRLDHGFAGDGLGEGIAVNAAYLVPQGTVRALAVGWEDRPATAAELGRMKRLVAEGLEQGAVGLSSGLTYTPGMYADDAELTELCRVVASYGGYYCPHHRSYGAGALAAYEEMIALGRAAGCALHLAHATMNFGVNEGRAPELLALLDSALAAGADISLDTYPYTPGCTTLVAMLPSWAGEGGPEAVLARLRDDATAGRIRYAMEVEGADGCHGVPIDWDAIEISGASDPALAAAHVGRTVAEAARERGEEPWATARRLLIADRLGPTILQHVGHEENVRTIMRHRVHTGGSDGILHGAKPHPRAYGTFPHYLGRYARELGVLSLEECVAHLTSRPAARLRLPDRGLVRVGHRADLVLFDPETVAAGATFEAPRTLPTGIPYVLIAGRFVMEDGRRTDVLAGRAVRRTAAA; this is encoded by the coding sequence ATGGACACCGTCTTCCGCAACGTGCGCGTCATCGACGGGTCCGGCGGGCCCTCCTACCGGGCCGACGTCGGTCTGGCCGGGGGCCGGGTCGCCGAGATCCGGCGCCCGGGCGAGGGCCCCCGCCCCACCGCCCCCCGCGTCGTCGACGCGACGGGCCTCGCCCTCTCCCCCGGTTTCATCGACATGCACGCCCACAGCGACCTGGCCCTCCTCCGCGACCCCGCGCACGAGGCGAAGGCCGCGCAGGGGGTGACCTTGGAGGTCATCGGCCAGGACGGGCTGTCGTACGCGCCCGTCGACGACCGCACGCTCGCCGGGGTCCGCGCCCAGATCACCGGCTGGAACGGCGACGGTTCGGACGTCGACTTCTCCTGGCGCACCGTCGGCGAGTACCTGGACCGCCTCGACCACGGCTTCGCCGGCGACGGCCTGGGCGAGGGCATCGCCGTCAACGCCGCCTACCTCGTCCCCCAGGGGACCGTCCGCGCGCTCGCCGTCGGCTGGGAGGACCGGCCCGCCACGGCCGCCGAGCTCGGCCGCATGAAGCGGCTCGTCGCCGAGGGGCTGGAGCAGGGCGCGGTCGGGCTGTCGTCCGGGCTGACGTACACGCCCGGCATGTACGCCGATGACGCCGAGCTGACGGAGCTCTGCCGCGTCGTCGCCTCGTACGGCGGCTACTACTGCCCGCACCACCGCTCGTACGGCGCGGGCGCCCTCGCCGCGTACGAGGAGATGATCGCCCTCGGCAGGGCCGCCGGCTGCGCCCTGCACCTGGCCCACGCCACCATGAACTTCGGGGTGAACGAGGGCCGCGCCCCCGAGCTGCTGGCCCTGCTCGACTCCGCGCTCGCCGCGGGCGCGGACATCTCGCTCGACACCTACCCCTACACCCCCGGCTGCACCACGCTCGTCGCGATGCTGCCGAGCTGGGCGGGCGAGGGCGGCCCGGAGGCGGTGCTGGCGCGTCTTCGCGACGACGCGACGGCCGGGCGCATCCGGTACGCGATGGAGGTGGAGGGCGCGGACGGCTGCCACGGGGTGCCCATCGACTGGGACGCCATCGAGATCTCGGGCGCATCCGACCCTGCCCTGGCCGCGGCGCACGTCGGAAGGACGGTGGCGGAGGCCGCCCGCGAGCGCGGCGAGGAGCCGTGGGCGACCGCGCGCCGGCTGCTGATCGCGGACCGGCTGGGGCCGACGATCCTGCAGCACGTGGGCCACGAGGAGAACGTCCGCACGATCATGCGGCACCGCGTGCACACGGGCGGAAGCGACGGCATCCTGCACGGCGCCAAGCCGCATCCGCGCGCGTACGGCACGTTTCCGCACTACCTGGGCCGGTACGCGCGGGAGCTCGGCGTGCTCTCCCTGGAGGAGTGCGTGGCGCATCTCACGTCGCGCCCCGCGGCGCGTCTGAGGCTGCCCGACCGGGGTCTCGTGCGCGTCGGGCACCGCGCCGACCTCGTGCTCTTCGATCCGGAGACGGTGGCCGCCGGTGCCACTTTCGAAGCCCCCCGGACCCTTCCGACCGGCATTCCTTATGTCCTGATTGCGGGACGCTTTGTGATGGAAGACGGGCGGCGGACGGACGTCCTGGCCGGCCGGGCCGTCCGGCGCACCGCGGCGGCGTGA
- a CDS encoding amino acid deaminase, whose amino-acid sequence MAATTDAVARLADTRVDHRFKGLPPDAEGLTVGALAAERRSLFTGGFTTPVLALSAEALDHNLALMERWSTGHGLAFAPHGKTTMAPQLLERQIAHGAWGITAATVSQVRVYRAFGIRRVFLANEVVDAAALRWLAAELDADPEFRLFTYVDSVRGVELMDAALREAGASRPLDVVVELGAAGGRTGARTEAECTAVADAVASVGTLRLAGVGGYEAEIPGADGELVRAWLRRLTALAVEFDKAGRFAGVEQVVVSAGGSAWFDAVAEVFAELPELSAPVLKLLRSGAYITHDDVAYRKKTPFNRHPEEGELRPAFRLWAQVVSRPEPGRAYLNAGKRDVPYDLDLPVVRAVRSARDGSVRGGEGMTVIGLADQHAFMELAEGVELEVGDWVGLGLSHPCTVFDKWQLIPLATEDGTVTDYVRTFF is encoded by the coding sequence ATGGCCGCCACCACCGACGCCGTCGCCCGCCTCGCGGACACCCGCGTCGACCACCGCTTCAAGGGCCTGCCCCCGGACGCCGAGGGCCTGACCGTCGGTGCGCTGGCCGCTGAGCGCCGCTCGCTGTTCACGGGCGGCTTCACCACGCCCGTGCTCGCCCTCTCGGCGGAGGCGCTCGACCACAACCTCGCCCTCATGGAGCGCTGGTCCACCGGCCACGGCCTGGCCTTCGCCCCGCACGGCAAGACCACCATGGCCCCGCAGCTGCTGGAGCGTCAGATCGCGCACGGCGCCTGGGGGATCACCGCCGCGACGGTCTCCCAGGTCCGTGTCTACCGCGCCTTCGGCATACGCCGCGTCTTCCTCGCCAACGAGGTCGTGGACGCCGCCGCCCTGCGCTGGCTGGCCGCCGAGCTGGACGCCGACCCGGAGTTCCGCCTCTTCACCTACGTCGACTCCGTGCGCGGCGTCGAGCTGATGGACGCCGCGCTCCGCGAGGCCGGGGCCTCCCGCCCGCTCGACGTCGTCGTCGAGCTGGGTGCCGCGGGTGGCCGCACGGGCGCCCGCACCGAGGCCGAGTGCACGGCCGTGGCCGATGCCGTGGCCTCCGTGGGCACCCTGCGGCTGGCCGGGGTCGGCGGGTACGAGGCGGAGATCCCGGGCGCCGACGGCGAACTCGTCCGCGCGTGGCTGCGCCGGCTGACCGCGCTGGCCGTCGAGTTCGACAAGGCGGGCCGGTTCGCCGGTGTGGAGCAGGTGGTCGTCAGCGCGGGCGGCAGCGCGTGGTTCGACGCGGTCGCCGAGGTCTTCGCGGAGTTGCCGGAGCTGTCGGCGCCGGTGCTGAAGCTGCTGCGGTCGGGTGCGTACATCACCCACGACGACGTCGCGTACCGGAAGAAGACGCCCTTCAACCGGCACCCGGAGGAAGGCGAGCTCCGCCCCGCCTTCCGCCTCTGGGCCCAGGTCGTCTCCCGCCCGGAACCGGGCCGCGCCTACCTCAACGCGGGCAAGCGCGACGTCCCCTACGACCTGGACCTGCCGGTGGTACGGGCGGTGCGCTCGGCACGGGACGGCTCGGTGCGGGGCGGTGAGGGCATGACCGTGATCGGGCTGGCCGACCAGCACGCGTTCATGGAACTGGCGGAGGGCGTGGAGCTGGAGGTCGGGGACTGGGTGGGGCTGGGGCTGTCGCACCCGTGCACGGTGTTCGACAAGTGGCAGCTGATTCCGCTCGCCACGGAGGACGGCACGGTCACGGACTACGTCCGTACGTTCTTCTAG
- a CDS encoding IclR family transcriptional regulator, whose amino-acid sequence MSQTVDRALRILPLLAEGPANLEQVAARLDVHKSTALRLLRTLHEHGMVYRQQDQRYRLGTRLFALAQQAAENLDVREIAHPHLVALNERCGHTVHLAVYEDGEVLYIDKVESRYPVRMYSRIGKPVAITVAAVAKLLLADLPEPERRAVAERLDYPAYTARSTPDAAAFLKELATVREQGWATDFGGHEESINCVGAPVRGTDGRVVAACSISAPNVVVGTGELLELLPLLRRTAEAISAEYSGTTPPPIRK is encoded by the coding sequence ATGAGCCAGACCGTCGACCGCGCCCTGCGGATCCTGCCGCTGCTCGCCGAGGGGCCGGCCAACCTGGAGCAGGTGGCGGCCCGTCTCGACGTCCACAAGTCGACCGCGCTGCGCCTGCTGCGCACCCTCCACGAGCACGGCATGGTCTACCGGCAGCAGGACCAGCGCTACCGCCTCGGCACCCGCCTGTTCGCCCTCGCCCAGCAGGCCGCCGAGAACCTCGACGTCCGCGAGATCGCCCACCCGCACCTCGTCGCGCTCAACGAGCGGTGCGGGCACACCGTGCACCTCGCCGTGTACGAGGACGGCGAGGTCCTCTACATCGACAAGGTCGAGAGCCGCTACCCCGTACGGATGTACTCGCGCATCGGCAAGCCCGTCGCGATCACCGTCGCCGCCGTCGCCAAGCTGCTCCTCGCCGACCTGCCCGAGCCCGAGCGCCGCGCCGTCGCCGAGCGCCTCGACTACCCCGCCTACACGGCCCGTTCGACGCCGGACGCCGCCGCCTTCCTCAAGGAGCTCGCGACCGTGCGCGAGCAGGGCTGGGCCACCGACTTCGGCGGCCACGAGGAGTCCATCAACTGCGTCGGCGCACCGGTCCGCGGCACCGACGGGCGCGTCGTCGCCGCCTGCTCGATCTCCGCGCCCAACGTCGTCGTGGGCACGGGCGAGCTCCTCGAACTCCTCCCGCTGCTGCGCCGCACCGCGGAAGCCATCAGTGCGGAGTACTCCGGCACCACACCGCCGCCTATCAGGAAGTAG
- a CDS encoding RidA family protein, with translation MTENTENAGNTGNTGKIAITPATHTTPPAKFSHGVKKGNILQVAGQVGFLPAVEGQPPTPAGDTLREQTLQTLANVKAVLEEGGATWEDVIMMRIYLTDTAHFAEMNAIYNEYFADLKSVPAARTTVYVGLPAGLLIEIDALAVLG, from the coding sequence ATGACCGAGAACACCGAGAACGCCGGGAACACCGGGAACACCGGGAAGATCGCCATCACGCCGGCCACCCACACCACCCCGCCCGCGAAGTTCTCGCATGGTGTGAAGAAGGGCAACATCCTGCAGGTCGCCGGGCAGGTGGGCTTCCTGCCGGCGGTGGAAGGGCAGCCGCCGACGCCCGCCGGGGACACCCTGCGCGAGCAGACGCTGCAGACCCTCGCCAACGTCAAGGCGGTCCTGGAGGAGGGCGGCGCGACCTGGGAGGACGTGATCATGATGCGGATCTACCTCACGGACACCGCCCACTTCGCGGAGATGAACGCGATCTACAACGAGTACTTCGCCGACCTGAAGTCGGTCCCCGCGGCCCGTACGACCGTCTACGTCGGCCTCCCCGCCGGCCTGCTCATCGAGATCGACGCGCTCGCCGTCCTCGGCTGA
- a CDS encoding GntP family permease: MPVTYAAEGRTGGLLALVPGTAGLLTVAALGIALLLLLIIKVRLQPFVALLAVSVAVGLGAGLSVTELFGTVQKSGAVPLVEAGMGGTLGHIAVIIGLGTMLGSVLEVSGGAEALSARLLALFGERRAPLAMGVTGVLFGIPVFFDVGIFVLAPIVYAAARRSGKSILLYALPLLAGLSMTHAFLPPHPGPVAAAGLLHVDLGWVILMGAAAGVPAVLAAWGYAAWIGRRVFVPVPADMAEAAEEAKRAVAAQGHAPRESGESGESGERAGPEGRAALGERAAPGGRDAPEGRAGSENPAAPEKPVALGTLLAVIGTPLLLILLATFSSVAFAPSTGRSVVEFFGHPFVALTIALLLAYWLLGLRRGWSRASLEAVSTASLKPVGNILLVVGAGGIFGAVLKGSGVARALAGTFDGAGLPVIVLAWLLAVVLRVAQGSATVAIVTTAGIVAPMLSGSDSSQAHLALVIVAVSAGSIFASHVNDGGFWMVAKYFGIPERETLKSWTVLESVLSVAGFAVAGALSIVIP; encoded by the coding sequence ATGCCCGTCACGTACGCGGCCGAGGGCCGCACCGGAGGGCTCCTGGCCCTCGTGCCCGGCACCGCCGGTCTGCTGACCGTCGCCGCCCTCGGCATCGCCCTGCTCCTGCTCCTGATCATCAAGGTCAGGCTGCAGCCGTTCGTGGCCCTGCTGGCCGTCTCGGTCGCCGTCGGCCTCGGCGCCGGGCTGTCCGTGACGGAACTCTTCGGCACGGTCCAGAAGTCCGGCGCCGTCCCGCTCGTCGAGGCGGGCATGGGCGGCACCCTCGGTCACATCGCCGTCATCATCGGGCTCGGCACGATGCTCGGCTCGGTCCTGGAGGTCTCCGGCGGCGCGGAGGCCCTCTCCGCGCGGCTGCTCGCCCTTTTCGGCGAGCGGCGCGCGCCCCTCGCGATGGGGGTGACCGGGGTGCTCTTCGGCATCCCGGTCTTCTTCGACGTGGGCATCTTCGTCCTCGCGCCGATCGTGTACGCGGCCGCGAGGCGCAGCGGGAAATCGATTCTGCTGTACGCGCTGCCGCTGCTGGCCGGGCTCTCCATGACCCATGCCTTCCTGCCGCCCCACCCGGGCCCGGTGGCCGCGGCCGGACTGCTGCACGTGGACCTCGGCTGGGTGATCCTCATGGGCGCCGCGGCGGGCGTGCCGGCGGTCCTGGCGGCATGGGGGTACGCGGCGTGGATCGGCCGCCGCGTCTTCGTCCCCGTACCGGCCGACATGGCCGAGGCGGCGGAGGAGGCGAAGCGGGCGGTGGCCGCGCAGGGCCATGCGCCCAGGGAATCCGGGGAATCCGGGGAATCCGGGGAACGGGCCGGGCCGGAAGGACGGGCCGCGCTCGGGGAACGGGCCGCGCCCGGAGGACGGGATGCGCCCGAGGGGCGGGCCGGGTCCGAGAACCCGGCCGCGCCCGAGAAGCCGGTTGCGCTCGGCACCCTGCTCGCCGTCATCGGTACGCCCCTCCTCCTCATCCTCCTCGCGACGTTCTCCTCCGTGGCGTTCGCACCGAGCACGGGCCGCTCGGTGGTGGAGTTCTTCGGCCACCCCTTCGTGGCGCTGACCATCGCGCTGCTCCTGGCGTACTGGCTGCTGGGCCTGCGGCGCGGCTGGTCCCGCGCGTCGCTGGAGGCCGTCTCGACGGCGTCGCTGAAGCCGGTGGGGAACATCCTGCTCGTCGTCGGCGCGGGCGGGATCTTCGGCGCGGTCCTCAAGGGCAGCGGGGTGGCCCGGGCCCTGGCCGGCACGTTCGACGGCGCGGGGCTGCCGGTCATCGTCCTGGCCTGGCTGCTCGCGGTCGTACTGCGGGTGGCACAGGGCTCGGCGACGGTCGCGATCGTGACGACGGCGGGCATCGTCGCCCCGATGCTCTCCGGCAGCGACTCCTCCCAGGCCCACCTGGCGCTGGTCATCGTGGCGGTCTCGGCGGGCTCGATCTTCGCCTCGCACGTCAACGACGGCGGCTTCTGGATGGTGGCCAAGTACTTCGGCATACCGGAGCGGGAGACGCTGAAGTCGTGGACGGTGCTGGAGTCGGTGCTGTCGGTGGCGGGCTTCGCGGTGGCGGGGGCACTGAGCATCGTGATCCCGTGA
- a CDS encoding M14 family metallopeptidase, translated as MRPRSHGRWATALAAVLTLALAVPAASRDTEEKTTEGRSQAYEVTGPRTAAQRTAVAATGAAIDAVRHGSVVITADAAQAERIRRMGYKVSRLPGPPDRTEGRSPEPYDFPPADAGFHNYREAMAEIDAGVAKYPAVMSKKVIGKSHEGREIVAVKISDNVAADEDEPEVLFTAHQHAREHLTVEMALYLLKEFGSKYGSDPRITKMVDSREIWVVPDVNPDGGEYDIATGSYRSWRKNRQPNAGSGSTGTDLNRNWNFKWGCCNGSSGSTGSETYRGSAPESAPEVKVVADFARSRIVGGKQQIKAGIDFHTYSELVLWPFGYTYSDTGPGMTQDEHDVYATLGKSMAASNGYTPEQSSDLYVTDGTIDDWLWGDQRIFSYTFEMYPNESGAGGGFYPPDEVIGRETARNRDAVLKLLEASDCMYRVIGKEAQYCKQ; from the coding sequence ATGCGACCCCGCTCGCACGGCAGATGGGCCACCGCCCTCGCCGCCGTGCTCACCCTGGCCCTGGCCGTCCCCGCCGCCTCGCGGGACACGGAGGAGAAGACCACCGAGGGAAGGTCCCAGGCGTACGAGGTCACCGGCCCTCGTACCGCCGCCCAGCGCACCGCCGTGGCCGCGACCGGCGCCGCCATCGACGCCGTGCGCCACGGCTCCGTCGTGATCACCGCGGACGCCGCCCAGGCCGAGCGCATCCGCCGTATGGGCTACAAGGTCAGCCGTCTGCCCGGGCCGCCGGACCGCACGGAGGGCCGCTCCCCCGAGCCGTACGACTTCCCGCCCGCCGACGCCGGATTCCACAACTACCGGGAGGCGATGGCGGAGATCGACGCCGGCGTCGCCAAGTACCCGGCGGTCATGAGCAAGAAAGTCATCGGCAAGTCGCACGAGGGCCGCGAGATCGTCGCCGTCAAGATCAGCGACAACGTGGCCGCCGACGAGGACGAACCCGAGGTTCTCTTCACCGCGCACCAGCACGCGCGCGAGCACCTCACCGTCGAGATGGCCCTCTACCTGCTCAAGGAGTTCGGCTCCAAGTACGGCAGCGACCCGCGGATCACCAAGATGGTCGACAGCCGCGAGATCTGGGTCGTGCCCGACGTCAACCCCGACGGCGGCGAATACGACATCGCCACCGGCTCGTACCGCAGCTGGCGCAAGAACCGCCAGCCCAACGCCGGATCCGGCAGCACCGGCACCGACCTCAACCGCAACTGGAACTTCAAGTGGGGCTGCTGCAACGGCTCCTCCGGCAGCACCGGCTCCGAGACCTACCGCGGCTCGGCCCCCGAGTCCGCGCCCGAGGTGAAGGTCGTCGCCGACTTCGCGCGCAGCCGGATCGTCGGCGGCAAGCAGCAGATCAAGGCCGGGATCGACTTCCACACGTACAGCGAGCTGGTGCTGTGGCCGTTCGGCTACACGTACAGCGACACCGGCCCCGGCATGACCCAGGACGAGCACGACGTCTACGCGACGCTCGGCAAGTCCATGGCCGCCAGCAACGGCTACACGCCCGAGCAGTCCAGCGACCTCTACGTCACCGACGGGACGATCGACGACTGGCTCTGGGGCGACCAGCGGATCTTCTCGTACACCTTCGAGATGTATCCGAACGAGAGCGGGGCGGGCGGCGGCTTCTACCCGCCCGACGAGGTCATCGGCCGCGAGACCGCACGCAACCGCGACGCGGTGCTGAAGCTGCTGGAGGCGTCGGACTGCATGTACCGGGTCATCGGCAAGGAGGCGCAGTACTGCAAGCAGTAG